A section of the Polyangium spumosum genome encodes:
- a CDS encoding esterase/lipase family protein: MLQSAPRRSFVLTALAAALSAAGCVAEPVDDLAPGDETGDISSAFTFVSDHEAYFDPPATSLYSQSYKLVGSVTPPSWSWGKIELLEGRQKFRTEGYNLRTAKGRWQDTFEDATYPLRTYFGALNQQLVDGFNIHYKNTCAGSVGQTSAAACPDKGPTRPEARFVLLHHGPKTALGQCDTTKAPVLLVHGAMQNANVWLRPSGHDGAGNLYPGMTQATGFVQALEAEGFCTFATTFGNFHGDNFNQAIHIANALSRIRSITGRPKVNLVAWSKGVVAADLYMSSPAGWTDWGPKYFEQLAALQSKSVPNFRKDVRTYVALSGPHLGIDLNFRHPFNPLLIYSTAENAPLGQGPVTWGYMSAVQCVTWGYADSPSDIFPNPYAYSVCENRGGMWPDFWKRIYTSNISGLDSTGKPVYTKTLKTLNTEQGASSSGFSFDKYNLAMWGSVDDGGKLVSAYLGQMQVAYDLRPYYPLPNRQDDPYSYDWSELDTDETKWRDWIAIKTNYNPANIFGGAGWIKDDTGHITCRATAFDPALSPCKAEHLYYDSQNAEAYSFGYARYKLMDGIGIKAVMEMGGNLIERLRARGLSTSLDYLYVLHGTSGGASGQVFEIDGMECPTCDPKGDGVLFDVSIAARDQLTKGWTTTNKANKSKQEGVPYGHLEVGVTPAVWAKMITQFKALP, translated from the coding sequence ATGCTGCAATCCGCTCCCCGTCGTTCCTTCGTGCTCACCGCCCTCGCCGCGGCCCTCTCCGCCGCGGGCTGCGTGGCGGAGCCCGTCGACGATCTCGCGCCCGGCGACGAGACCGGCGACATCTCGTCCGCGTTCACGTTCGTCTCCGATCACGAAGCTTATTTCGATCCTCCCGCGACCAGTTTGTATTCGCAGAGCTACAAGCTCGTCGGCAGCGTCACGCCGCCGAGCTGGTCCTGGGGCAAGATCGAGCTGCTCGAAGGGCGGCAGAAGTTCCGCACCGAGGGCTACAACCTGCGCACCGCGAAGGGCCGCTGGCAGGACACCTTCGAGGACGCCACCTACCCGCTGCGCACCTATTTCGGCGCCCTCAACCAGCAGCTCGTCGACGGCTTCAACATCCATTACAAGAACACCTGCGCGGGCTCCGTCGGGCAGACCTCGGCCGCCGCTTGTCCCGACAAGGGCCCCACGCGCCCCGAGGCGCGCTTCGTCCTCCTGCACCACGGCCCGAAGACCGCGCTCGGGCAATGCGACACGACGAAGGCCCCCGTCCTCCTCGTGCACGGCGCCATGCAAAACGCGAACGTCTGGCTCCGCCCGAGCGGCCACGACGGCGCGGGCAACCTCTACCCCGGCATGACCCAGGCGACGGGCTTCGTGCAGGCGCTCGAGGCCGAGGGGTTCTGCACGTTCGCGACGACCTTCGGCAACTTCCACGGCGACAATTTCAACCAGGCCATTCACATCGCGAACGCGCTCTCGCGCATCCGCTCGATCACGGGCCGCCCGAAGGTCAACCTCGTCGCCTGGAGCAAGGGCGTCGTCGCGGCGGACCTCTACATGTCGAGCCCCGCGGGCTGGACCGACTGGGGGCCGAAGTATTTCGAGCAGCTCGCCGCGTTGCAATCGAAGAGCGTCCCGAACTTCCGCAAGGACGTGCGCACCTACGTCGCGCTCTCCGGCCCGCACCTCGGCATCGACCTGAACTTCCGCCACCCGTTCAACCCGCTGCTCATCTACAGCACGGCGGAGAACGCGCCGCTCGGCCAGGGCCCCGTGACCTGGGGCTACATGTCGGCCGTGCAATGCGTGACCTGGGGTTACGCCGACTCGCCGAGCGACATCTTCCCGAACCCGTATGCGTATTCGGTCTGCGAGAACCGCGGCGGCATGTGGCCGGATTTCTGGAAGCGCATCTACACGTCGAACATCAGCGGCCTCGATTCCACGGGCAAGCCCGTCTACACGAAGACGCTGAAGACCTTGAACACCGAGCAAGGCGCCTCGTCCTCGGGCTTCTCGTTCGACAAGTACAACCTCGCGATGTGGGGCTCGGTCGACGACGGCGGCAAGCTCGTCTCGGCCTACCTCGGCCAGATGCAGGTCGCCTACGACCTGCGCCCGTATTACCCGCTCCCGAACCGGCAGGACGATCCCTATAGCTACGACTGGTCCGAGCTCGACACGGACGAGACGAAATGGCGCGACTGGATCGCCATCAAGACCAACTACAACCCCGCGAACATCTTCGGCGGCGCCGGCTGGATCAAGGACGATACCGGGCACATCACCTGCCGCGCCACGGCCTTCGACCCCGCGCTCTCCCCCTGCAAGGCCGAGCACCTCTATTACGATTCGCAGAACGCCGAAGCGTATTCGTTCGGCTACGCTCGGTACAAGCTCATGGACGGCATCGGCATCAAGGCCGTCATGGAGATGGGCGGCAACCTCATCGAGCGGCTCCGGGCGCGAGGCCTGAGCACGAGCCTCGATTACCTCTACGTGCTTCACGGCACGTCGGGCGGGGCGAGCGGGCAGGTGTTCGAGATCGACGGCATGGAATGCCCGACCTGTGATCCCAAGGGCGACGGCGTGCTCTTCGACGTGAGCATCGCGGCGCGGGATCAGCTCACGAAGGGCTGGACCACCACGAACAAGGCGAACAAGTCGAAGCAGGAAGGCGTGCCCTACGGCCACCTCGAGGTCGGCGTGACGCCCGCGGTCTGGGCGAAGATGATCACGCAATTCAAGGCGCTGCCCTGA